The nucleotide sequence TTCAGCATCTGGCTGCTGTCGACGGTGCCGCAGCTGCTGCTCGCGCTCGGCCTGGCGCACGTGCTCAACCACGTACGTCTGCGGGCGGCCGCCTTCTTCCGCATGTCGGTGCTCGTTCCCTACGTCACCTCCGTAGCGGCGACCACCATCGTCTTCGCCCAGCTCTTCGACCGCGACTACGGCATGCTCAACTGGTTCCTCGGGTTGCTGGGTTTCCAGCACATCGACTTCACCGCGTCGGTGTGGGGCAGCCACGTCATGATCGCTGCGATGATCGCCTGGCGGTGGACCGGGTACAACACCTTGCTGTATCTCGCCTCGCTCCAGGCGGTGCCCCGCGATCTGTACGAGGCCGCCGCCGTGGACGGTGCCAACAGCTGGAAGCAGTTCCGCCACATCACCATCCCCGCCCTGCGGCCGATCATCGTGTTCACCGTCGTCACCTCGACGATCTACGGACTGCAGATCTTCACCGAGCCGCTGCTGGCAAACCCGGTGGGTGGACTGACCTGCGGGGCGGCGCGGCAGTGCCAGACCCTCACCCTCTTCCTCTACGAGCAGGGCTTCGGCCGGTTCAGCTTCGGCTACGGCGCGGCGGTGGGCGTCGCACTCTTCGTCGTCGTCGTGATCGTCGCCGCGATCAACTACCTGCTGGTCACCCGCATCCGCTCGGAGCGCCCATGAACCCCGCACCTTCGACCACCCGGCGGGCAACCCGCCGCCGGCGCCCCGTCAACCGGCTCCCGCTCTGGGTGTACGCGCTGCTCGGCGTCATGGCGTTCGTCAGCGTCTTCCCGCTCTACTGGATGTTCGTGGTGGCCTCCACGGACTCGGCCACCGCGTACAGCCTCCCGCCACACGTCGTGCCCGGCGGCAACTTCTTCCATCTGGCCGGCCTCGTCTTCGACATCGTGCCGTTCGTGCAGGCGCTCCTCAACAGCGTCGCCGTCTCCACCT is from Phytohabitans houttuyneae and encodes:
- a CDS encoding carbohydrate ABC transporter permease encodes the protein MTTVLRPAAAAKATGQPTRKRRVQQGLRERLAPYAYIAPFFLLFFIFGLFPLLFTFYIALFDWNPIGEREFVGLANFSELLDDPRFWGALRNTFSIWLLSTVPQLLLALGLAHVLNHVRLRAAAFFRMSVLVPYVTSVAATTIVFAQLFDRDYGMLNWFLGLLGFQHIDFTASVWGSHVMIAAMIAWRWTGYNTLLYLASLQAVPRDLYEAAAVDGANSWKQFRHITIPALRPIIVFTVVTSTIYGLQIFTEPLLANPVGGLTCGAARQCQTLTLFLYEQGFGRFSFGYGAAVGVALFVVVVIVAAINYLLVTRIRSERP